The proteins below are encoded in one region of Lepisosteus oculatus isolate fLepOcu1 chromosome 10, fLepOcu1.hap2, whole genome shotgun sequence:
- the ebag9 gene encoding receptor-binding cancer antigen expressed on SiSo cells produces the protein MAISQFRLFRICTCLATVLSFFKRLICRSGRLRKLSGDQITLPTTVDFSTVPKQPEIEEWSSWDEEAPTSIKIEGGNGSVVPQQNDTEAEEPDYFKDMAPTIRKTQKIVLKKRDPMNFAVSDGNAGFSSRLAVTQDMSFNQPSAELGDLHTWQEDSNAWEDEADAAWDAEEVLRQQKMAEREKRALEQQRKKLEKEAQRLSKKEQKIAVKLS, from the exons ATGGCTATCTCCCAGTTTCGCTTGTTTAGGATTTGTACATGCTTAGCAACGGTGCTGTctttctttaaaagattaatatgCAG GTCTGGAAGGTTACGGAAACTGAGTGGGGACCAGATCACTTTACCAACAACGGTGGATTTTTCCACAGTGCCCAAACAG cctgagattgAAGAATGGAGTTCCTGGGATGAGGAAGCCCCTACGAGTATTAAGATTGAAGGGGGAAACGGTAGTGTTGTGCCCCAGCAAAATGATACCGAGGCAGAGGAGCCCGATTATTTCAAAGACATGGCACCCACCATCAGGAAAACACAAAAG ATTGTCCTGAAAAAGAGGGATCCAATGAATTTCGCCGTCTCTGATGGCAATGCGGGATTCTCCAGCAGGCTAGCAGTCACCCAGGACATGTCTTTTAATCAGCCTTCT GCCGAGCTTGGAGATTTACACACGTGGCAGGAAGATTCCAATGCCTGGGAAGACGAGGCCGATGCCGCCTGGGACGCTGAGGAAGTATTAAG GCAGCAGAAAATGGCAGAAAGGgagaaaagggctttggaaCAACAGCGGAAGAAACTGGAAAAGGAAGCCCAAAGACTATcaaaaaaggaacagaaaatTGCCGTCAAGCTTTCATAA
- the sybu gene encoding syntabulin isoform X3, with amino-acid sequence MVLAKANDRPFGSEADFSSSSSAGSITTRETPTTGLKKPAFTRSRGPHMRSSVTSQKSAISPASSARDKDPFASLCRGPLLGTSSNSSSSNNSGSYKSSDTSPTISYRRSSGVRYTSCGDNHGVKPPNPEQYLTPLQQKEVTIRHLKTKLKDSETKLREREVESAELKAQLGRMREDWIEEECHRVEAQLALKEARKEIKQLRQVVETMKNSLVEKDKGIQKYFIDINIQNKKLEALLHSMELAQNGSRRDEPALDYLCGSPGKSLRKPYAKMEEGMALEDQAAEEMADSGLLVNDEMANQTDIFEQMLMSTAGEPGEDSRLQMGLDQSKLLQSTFKMPDLCANASVMTTRLPLNEKAVQTDVIFCTPDIQALLLHLLKPQDDGAYSSLAGFPEFGSSEGEAVLDLTPSDPNSMILVSPEKSDDSGLGSEPIPDRRFMKELDFDTSPEDRDESEPRRTAVVGQRYWSSSFIVDLLAVAAPVLPTVAWLYATHRGSSAPVYNIGALIRGCCVMGLYSLRHMPHPPGV; translated from the exons ATGGTATTGGCAAAGGCAAATGATCGTCCTTTTG GCAGTGAAGCGGACTTCAGTTCATCGAGCAGTGCGGGGAGTATTACCACACGAGAGACCCCGACTACAGGACTCAAAAAACCAGCTTTCACACGCAG CCGTGGGCCTCACATGAGGAGCAGTGTGACATCGCAGAAATCCGCCATTAGCCCAGCCTCCTCCGCCCGAGACAAAGACCCCTTCGCCAGCCTCTGCAGGGGGCCGCTTCTTGGCACGTCCtcgaacagcagcagcagcaacaactcCGGCTCCTACAAAAGCAGTGACACCAGTCCTACCATCAG ttaCAGAAGATCCAGCGGCGTTCGATACACGTCTTGTGGGGACAACCATGGCGTTAAGCCGCCAAACCCTGAGCAATACCTCACCCCGCTTCAGCAGAAAGAGGTCACCATTCGACACCTTAAAACCAAGCTGAAGGATTCGGAAACTAAGCTTCGTGAAAG GGAGGTGGAATCTGCAGAGCTGAAGGCCCAGCTGGGTCGCATGCGGGAGGACTGGATTGAGGAGGAGTGCCACCGGGTGGAAGCCCAGCTGGCCCTGAAGGAAGCCAGGAAGGAAATCAAGCAGCTGAGGCAGGTGGTGGAAACCATGAAGAACAGTCTGGTGGAGAAGGACAAGGGGATCCAGAAGTACTTCATCGACATCAACATCCAGAACAAGAAGCTGGAAGCTCTGCTGCACAGCATGGAGCTGGCGCAAAACGGGTCCCGGAGAGACGAGCCGGCGTTGGACTACCTCTGCGGCTCCCCGGGCAAGTCCTTGCGCAAGCCTTACGCCAAGATGGAGGAGGGCATGGCTCTGGAGGACCAGGCGGCCGAGGAGATGGCCGACAGCGGCCTGCTGGTCAACGACGAGATGGCCAACCAGACGGACATCTTCGAGCAGATGCTGATGTCCACGGCAGGTGAACCCGGCGAGGACTCCCGGCTGCAGATGGGTTTGGACCAGTCCAAGCTGCTTCAGAGTACATTCAAGATGCCTGACCTGTGCGCCAACGCGTCTGTGATGACCACAAGATTGCCGCTGAACGAGAAGGCTGTCCAGACCGACGTAATTTTCTGTACTCCTGACATACAGGCTCTTCTTCTTCATCTCCTGAAGCCGCAGGATGACGGTGCCTACTCCTCCCTTGCTGGTTTTCCCGAATTTGGGAGCTCGGAGGGCGAAGCCGTACTGGATTTGACCCCCAGCGACCCCAATTCCATGATCCTGGTTTCTCCCGAAAAGTCCGACGATTCGGGTCTCGGATCGGAACCGATCCCCGATCGCCGCTTCATGAAAGAACTGGATTTCGATACGTCGCCGGAGGACCGGGACGAGAGCGAGCCCCGGCGCACGGCCGTTGTGGGGCAACGCTACTGGAGCAGCAGCTTCATCGTGGATCTCCTGGCGGTGGCCGCGCCTGTCCTGCCCACCGTGGCCTGGCTGTACGCGACTCACCGGGGAAGCTCAGCTCCAGTGTACAACATCGGGGCCCTGATCCGTGGTTGTTGTGTCATGGGCTTATACTCTCTCCGCCACATGCCCCACCCACCCGGTGTTTAA
- the sybu gene encoding syntabulin isoform X2 — MAFILMEPKSQGKENYRSRIPRLVLRPFRPKPKESPLSESPFYGEESKDCDLSPDHSRRTISSNSFCSDDTGCPSSQSASPSKSPSGSESSPVGLPSPLEDKEDVKRTKTNVMAEWNVPPVRHKREPRSCPLQRGSEADFSSSSSAGSITTRETPTTGLKKPAFTRSRGPHMRSSVTSQKSAISPASSARDKDPFASLCRGPLLGTSSNSSSSNNSGSYKSSDTSPTISYRRSSGVRYTSCGDNHGVKPPNPEQYLTPLQQKEVTIRHLKTKLKDSETKLREREVESAELKAQLGRMREDWIEEECHRVEAQLALKEARKEIKQLRQVVETMKNSLVEKDKGIQKYFIDINIQNKKLEALLHSMELAQNGSRRDEPALDYLCGSPGKSLRKPYAKMEEGMALEDQAAEEMADSGLLVNDEMANQTDIFEQMLMSTAGEPGEDSRLQMGLDQSKLLQSTFKMPDLCANASVMTTRLPLNEKAVQTDVIFCTPDIQALLLHLLKPQDDGAYSSLAGFPEFGSSEGEAVLDLTPSDPNSMILVSPEKSDDSGLGSEPIPDRRFMKELDFDTSPEDRDESEPRRTAVVGQRYWSSSFIVDLLAVAAPVLPTVAWLYATHRGSSAPVYNIGALIRGCCVMGLYSLRHMPHPPGV, encoded by the exons GAACCGAAGTCGCAGGGGAAAGAAAACTACCGCAGTCGGATCCCTCGTCTGGTTCTCCGCCCGTTCCGCCCCAAGCCAAAGGAATCGCCGTTGTCAGAGTCACCATTTTATGGAGAGGAGAGCAAGGACTGCGACCTCAGTCCCGACCATTCTAGAAGAACTATCAGTAGTAACAGTTTTTGCTCAG ATGACACCGGTTGCCCAAGCAGTCAGTCAGCATCCCCTTCGAAAAGTCCTTCAGGCTCAGAAAGCAGCCCGGTAGGGCTACCTTCCCCACTCGAAGACAAAGAAGATGTGAAAAGGACCAAAACGAACGTCATGGCGGAGTGGAATGTACCCCCAGTTCGGCACAAGAGGGAGCCTAGGTCATGCCCTTTGCAGAGAG GCAGTGAAGCGGACTTCAGTTCATCGAGCAGTGCGGGGAGTATTACCACACGAGAGACCCCGACTACAGGACTCAAAAAACCAGCTTTCACACGCAG CCGTGGGCCTCACATGAGGAGCAGTGTGACATCGCAGAAATCCGCCATTAGCCCAGCCTCCTCCGCCCGAGACAAAGACCCCTTCGCCAGCCTCTGCAGGGGGCCGCTTCTTGGCACGTCCtcgaacagcagcagcagcaacaactcCGGCTCCTACAAAAGCAGTGACACCAGTCCTACCATCAG ttaCAGAAGATCCAGCGGCGTTCGATACACGTCTTGTGGGGACAACCATGGCGTTAAGCCGCCAAACCCTGAGCAATACCTCACCCCGCTTCAGCAGAAAGAGGTCACCATTCGACACCTTAAAACCAAGCTGAAGGATTCGGAAACTAAGCTTCGTGAAAG GGAGGTGGAATCTGCAGAGCTGAAGGCCCAGCTGGGTCGCATGCGGGAGGACTGGATTGAGGAGGAGTGCCACCGGGTGGAAGCCCAGCTGGCCCTGAAGGAAGCCAGGAAGGAAATCAAGCAGCTGAGGCAGGTGGTGGAAACCATGAAGAACAGTCTGGTGGAGAAGGACAAGGGGATCCAGAAGTACTTCATCGACATCAACATCCAGAACAAGAAGCTGGAAGCTCTGCTGCACAGCATGGAGCTGGCGCAAAACGGGTCCCGGAGAGACGAGCCGGCGTTGGACTACCTCTGCGGCTCCCCGGGCAAGTCCTTGCGCAAGCCTTACGCCAAGATGGAGGAGGGCATGGCTCTGGAGGACCAGGCGGCCGAGGAGATGGCCGACAGCGGCCTGCTGGTCAACGACGAGATGGCCAACCAGACGGACATCTTCGAGCAGATGCTGATGTCCACGGCAGGTGAACCCGGCGAGGACTCCCGGCTGCAGATGGGTTTGGACCAGTCCAAGCTGCTTCAGAGTACATTCAAGATGCCTGACCTGTGCGCCAACGCGTCTGTGATGACCACAAGATTGCCGCTGAACGAGAAGGCTGTCCAGACCGACGTAATTTTCTGTACTCCTGACATACAGGCTCTTCTTCTTCATCTCCTGAAGCCGCAGGATGACGGTGCCTACTCCTCCCTTGCTGGTTTTCCCGAATTTGGGAGCTCGGAGGGCGAAGCCGTACTGGATTTGACCCCCAGCGACCCCAATTCCATGATCCTGGTTTCTCCCGAAAAGTCCGACGATTCGGGTCTCGGATCGGAACCGATCCCCGATCGCCGCTTCATGAAAGAACTGGATTTCGATACGTCGCCGGAGGACCGGGACGAGAGCGAGCCCCGGCGCACGGCCGTTGTGGGGCAACGCTACTGGAGCAGCAGCTTCATCGTGGATCTCCTGGCGGTGGCCGCGCCTGTCCTGCCCACCGTGGCCTGGCTGTACGCGACTCACCGGGGAAGCTCAGCTCCAGTGTACAACATCGGGGCCCTGATCCGTGGTTGTTGTGTCATGGGCTTATACTCTCTCCGCCACATGCCCCACCCACCCGGTGTTTAA
- the sybu gene encoding syntabulin isoform X1 gives MGPFQEYEEPKSQGKENYRSRIPRLVLRPFRPKPKESPLSESPFYGEESKDCDLSPDHSRRTISSNSFCSDDTGCPSSQSASPSKSPSGSESSPVGLPSPLEDKEDVKRTKTNVMAEWNVPPVRHKREPRSCPLQRGSEADFSSSSSAGSITTRETPTTGLKKPAFTRSRGPHMRSSVTSQKSAISPASSARDKDPFASLCRGPLLGTSSNSSSSNNSGSYKSSDTSPTISYRRSSGVRYTSCGDNHGVKPPNPEQYLTPLQQKEVTIRHLKTKLKDSETKLREREVESAELKAQLGRMREDWIEEECHRVEAQLALKEARKEIKQLRQVVETMKNSLVEKDKGIQKYFIDINIQNKKLEALLHSMELAQNGSRRDEPALDYLCGSPGKSLRKPYAKMEEGMALEDQAAEEMADSGLLVNDEMANQTDIFEQMLMSTAGEPGEDSRLQMGLDQSKLLQSTFKMPDLCANASVMTTRLPLNEKAVQTDVIFCTPDIQALLLHLLKPQDDGAYSSLAGFPEFGSSEGEAVLDLTPSDPNSMILVSPEKSDDSGLGSEPIPDRRFMKELDFDTSPEDRDESEPRRTAVVGQRYWSSSFIVDLLAVAAPVLPTVAWLYATHRGSSAPVYNIGALIRGCCVMGLYSLRHMPHPPGV, from the exons GAACCGAAGTCGCAGGGGAAAGAAAACTACCGCAGTCGGATCCCTCGTCTGGTTCTCCGCCCGTTCCGCCCCAAGCCAAAGGAATCGCCGTTGTCAGAGTCACCATTTTATGGAGAGGAGAGCAAGGACTGCGACCTCAGTCCCGACCATTCTAGAAGAACTATCAGTAGTAACAGTTTTTGCTCAG ATGACACCGGTTGCCCAAGCAGTCAGTCAGCATCCCCTTCGAAAAGTCCTTCAGGCTCAGAAAGCAGCCCGGTAGGGCTACCTTCCCCACTCGAAGACAAAGAAGATGTGAAAAGGACCAAAACGAACGTCATGGCGGAGTGGAATGTACCCCCAGTTCGGCACAAGAGGGAGCCTAGGTCATGCCCTTTGCAGAGAG GCAGTGAAGCGGACTTCAGTTCATCGAGCAGTGCGGGGAGTATTACCACACGAGAGACCCCGACTACAGGACTCAAAAAACCAGCTTTCACACGCAG CCGTGGGCCTCACATGAGGAGCAGTGTGACATCGCAGAAATCCGCCATTAGCCCAGCCTCCTCCGCCCGAGACAAAGACCCCTTCGCCAGCCTCTGCAGGGGGCCGCTTCTTGGCACGTCCtcgaacagcagcagcagcaacaactcCGGCTCCTACAAAAGCAGTGACACCAGTCCTACCATCAG ttaCAGAAGATCCAGCGGCGTTCGATACACGTCTTGTGGGGACAACCATGGCGTTAAGCCGCCAAACCCTGAGCAATACCTCACCCCGCTTCAGCAGAAAGAGGTCACCATTCGACACCTTAAAACCAAGCTGAAGGATTCGGAAACTAAGCTTCGTGAAAG GGAGGTGGAATCTGCAGAGCTGAAGGCCCAGCTGGGTCGCATGCGGGAGGACTGGATTGAGGAGGAGTGCCACCGGGTGGAAGCCCAGCTGGCCCTGAAGGAAGCCAGGAAGGAAATCAAGCAGCTGAGGCAGGTGGTGGAAACCATGAAGAACAGTCTGGTGGAGAAGGACAAGGGGATCCAGAAGTACTTCATCGACATCAACATCCAGAACAAGAAGCTGGAAGCTCTGCTGCACAGCATGGAGCTGGCGCAAAACGGGTCCCGGAGAGACGAGCCGGCGTTGGACTACCTCTGCGGCTCCCCGGGCAAGTCCTTGCGCAAGCCTTACGCCAAGATGGAGGAGGGCATGGCTCTGGAGGACCAGGCGGCCGAGGAGATGGCCGACAGCGGCCTGCTGGTCAACGACGAGATGGCCAACCAGACGGACATCTTCGAGCAGATGCTGATGTCCACGGCAGGTGAACCCGGCGAGGACTCCCGGCTGCAGATGGGTTTGGACCAGTCCAAGCTGCTTCAGAGTACATTCAAGATGCCTGACCTGTGCGCCAACGCGTCTGTGATGACCACAAGATTGCCGCTGAACGAGAAGGCTGTCCAGACCGACGTAATTTTCTGTACTCCTGACATACAGGCTCTTCTTCTTCATCTCCTGAAGCCGCAGGATGACGGTGCCTACTCCTCCCTTGCTGGTTTTCCCGAATTTGGGAGCTCGGAGGGCGAAGCCGTACTGGATTTGACCCCCAGCGACCCCAATTCCATGATCCTGGTTTCTCCCGAAAAGTCCGACGATTCGGGTCTCGGATCGGAACCGATCCCCGATCGCCGCTTCATGAAAGAACTGGATTTCGATACGTCGCCGGAGGACCGGGACGAGAGCGAGCCCCGGCGCACGGCCGTTGTGGGGCAACGCTACTGGAGCAGCAGCTTCATCGTGGATCTCCTGGCGGTGGCCGCGCCTGTCCTGCCCACCGTGGCCTGGCTGTACGCGACTCACCGGGGAAGCTCAGCTCCAGTGTACAACATCGGGGCCCTGATCCGTGGTTGTTGTGTCATGGGCTTATACTCTCTCCGCCACATGCCCCACCCACCCGGTGTTTAA